The segment GGCGTTGTGTCTTCTTTAGGAAAAGGTATAACAGCGGCTTCGCTTGGAAGATTATTAAAGAATAGGGGATTAAAGGTATCTATCCAAAAGTTTGATCCATATTTAAATGTAGATCCAGGTACTATGAGTCCGTATCAACATGGAGAAGTTTTTGTTACTGATGATGGAGCGGAAACTGATTTAGATTTAGGACATTATGAAAGATTTATAGATGAGAACTTAAGCCAAAACAGCAATGTTACTACAGGAAGAGTTTATTGGTCAGTTTTATCTAAAGAAAGACGTGGAGACTATTTAGGTGGTACAGTTCAAGTAATTCCCCATATAACAAATGAACTTAAAGATAGAGTTTATAGAGTAGCAAAGGAAAAAGATGTAGATGTAGTTATAACTGAGATCGGTGGAACAGTTGGAGATATTGAATCTTTACCTTTCTTAGAGGCTATAAGACAAATAAAATATGAAGTAGGTTTTGAGAATGTATGCTTTATTCACTTAACTTTAATCCCTTACTTAGGAAAAGCAGGAGAATTAAAAACTAAACCAACTCAACATTCAGTTAAAGAATTAAGAAGTATAGGAATTCAACCAGATGTATTAGTATGTCGTACAGTAAAACCTCTTCCACAGGAAGTCAGAGAAAAAATCGGATTATTCTGTAATGTAGATGCAAATGCAGTAATTCAAAATTTAGATGCAGAGCATCTTTATGAAGTTCCGTTAATGCTTCATAAAGAAGGTTTAGATACTCTAGTTTGTAAAAAGTTAGGATTAAATCATGATTCTATAGATAATTCTGAATGGATAGAAATGGTTGATAAAATTAAAAACTTAAAAGATAATGTAACTATAGGTCTTGTTGGTAAGTATGTAGAACTTCATGATGCATATATATCAGTAGTGGAGGCATTAAGTCACGGTGGAATACCTAATAATACAAGTGTTCATATTAAGTGGATAAATGCTGAACATGTTACTTCTGAAAATGTAGATTCTTATTTAAAAGATGTAGATGGTGTATTAGTACCAGGTGGATTTGGTGATAGAGGAGTAGAAGGAAAAATTCAAGCTATAAAATATGCTAGAGTAAATAAAGTTCCTTTCCTTGGAATATGTCTTGGAATGCAATGTTCAGTTATAGAGTTTGCTAGAGATGTATTAAATTATACTGATGCACATAGTTCTGAAATAGATGAAAATACTACTCATCCTGTAATTGATATAATGCCAGATCAAAGAGATATAGATGAAAAAGGCGGTACAATGAGACTTGGATTATATCCGTGTAAATTAAAAGAAGATTCAAAAGCATTTGAAGCTTATGGAGAGCCAGTAATCTATGAAAGACATAGACATAGATATGAATTTAATAATGAATATAGAAAAGAACTTATTAATGCAGGTCTTGAAATAACAGGTGTAAGT is part of the Clostridium botulinum genome and harbors:
- a CDS encoding CTP synthase — translated: MNTKYIFVTGGVVSSLGKGITAASLGRLLKNRGLKVSIQKFDPYLNVDPGTMSPYQHGEVFVTDDGAETDLDLGHYERFIDENLSQNSNVTTGRVYWSVLSKERRGDYLGGTVQVIPHITNELKDRVYRVAKEKDVDVVITEIGGTVGDIESLPFLEAIRQIKYEVGFENVCFIHLTLIPYLGKAGELKTKPTQHSVKELRSIGIQPDVLVCRTVKPLPQEVREKIGLFCNVDANAVIQNLDAEHLYEVPLMLHKEGLDTLVCKKLGLNHDSIDNSEWIEMVDKIKNLKDNVTIGLVGKYVELHDAYISVVEALSHGGIPNNTSVHIKWINAEHVTSENVDSYLKDVDGVLVPGGFGDRGVEGKIQAIKYARVNKVPFLGICLGMQCSVIEFARDVLNYTDAHSSEIDENTTHPVIDIMPDQRDIDEKGGTMRLGLYPCKLKEDSKAFEAYGEPVIYERHRHRYEFNNEYRKELINAGLEITGVSPDDRLVEIVEVKEHPWFVAAQFHPELKSRPNRPHPLFREFVKASLENK